The Gordonibacter urolithinfaciens genome contains a region encoding:
- a CDS encoding HipA domain-containing protein, which yields MMRESDIYELRLFDRILIVFRMSRGEYGDLSVEVVSADSSASRLLPLSFDGETTDERLFEWIRRRRIPKNRAYVDEILKSCGIESDDAKSIIDVSKGLSLNDSYWVVPRGFEGSFAEWNLYENEMSAALQLVAYTGVASDALADGGIPSELTNSGMFPKAWRAEGSKRILYKAGHLFEGANVGKEPYSEYLSFQIAHRMGIDAVPYDLALWKGKLCSTCELFCSKDVAFVPFGFAVPTERFKNMNLREALAYFASLGEEALERFKSMLVFDALIGNEDRHMGNYGVLRDSATGAVKGMAPLFDHNVGLFAGAMPDELNVDAMMRKASIGRGAFAPSLDEQAALVIGPVQKAQLERLAGFVFERHPVMDEFDESDTRNYFSDERLKCLNGYVARRAEVLLELPTVDPGKIRQDVG from the coding sequence ATGATGCGCGAGAGCGACATATACGAGCTGCGGCTGTTCGATCGGATCCTGATCGTCTTTCGCATGTCGCGCGGCGAGTACGGCGATCTTTCAGTTGAGGTTGTCTCGGCAGACTCGTCGGCAAGCCGCCTTCTCCCGCTGTCGTTCGATGGAGAGACTACCGACGAGCGTCTCTTCGAATGGATTCGCCGACGGCGCATCCCGAAGAATCGCGCCTATGTTGACGAGATACTCAAGTCGTGCGGCATCGAGTCCGACGATGCGAAATCGATCATCGATGTGAGTAAGGGCCTTTCGCTCAACGATTCCTATTGGGTTGTTCCTCGAGGCTTCGAGGGTTCTTTTGCTGAATGGAACCTCTATGAGAATGAGATGAGCGCCGCTTTGCAGCTTGTCGCGTACACTGGCGTCGCTTCAGACGCGCTTGCCGACGGCGGCATCCCAAGCGAGCTCACCAACAGCGGCATGTTCCCCAAGGCATGGCGGGCGGAAGGATCTAAGCGCATCCTGTACAAGGCTGGTCATCTGTTCGAAGGCGCCAACGTTGGCAAGGAGCCCTACTCGGAATACCTTTCCTTCCAGATCGCGCACCGCATGGGGATCGACGCGGTTCCGTATGACCTGGCCCTATGGAAGGGGAAGCTCTGCTCCACCTGCGAGCTGTTCTGCTCGAAGGACGTCGCGTTCGTACCTTTCGGCTTTGCGGTACCCACCGAGCGTTTCAAGAACATGAACTTGCGCGAGGCTCTCGCGTATTTTGCAAGCCTCGGCGAAGAGGCGCTCGAAAGGTTCAAATCGATGCTCGTGTTTGACGCGCTCATAGGCAACGAGGATCGCCATATGGGGAACTACGGCGTGCTGCGCGATAGCGCCACAGGCGCCGTAAAGGGGATGGCTCCGCTGTTCGACCATAACGTGGGGCTGTTCGCGGGAGCGATGCCCGACGAGCTGAACGTGGATGCCATGATGCGGAAGGCGTCGATCGGCCGCGGCGCGTTCGCCCCCTCGCTCGACGAGCAGGCGGCTCTCGTGATCGGTCCGGTGCAGAAAGCGCAATTGGAGCGGCTTGCCGGATTCGTTTTTGAGCGTCATCCAGTCATGGACGAGTTCGACGAAAGCGATACCCGCAACTATTTCAGCGACGAGCGGTTGAAGTGTCTGAACGGCTACGTGGCACGCCGGGCAGAGGTCCTCCTTGAGCTCCCGACGGTTGATCCCGGGAAGATCAGACAGGATGTTGGATAA